Proteins from one Mucilaginibacter jinjuensis genomic window:
- a CDS encoding cytochrome ubiquinol oxidase subunit I, giving the protein MDNFIAARSQMALSLGFHIVFSCIGMVMPFFMAVAHFMWLRTGNETYKNVTKAWSKGVAIFFATGAVSGTVLSFELGLLWPEFMKHAGPIFGMPFSLEGTAFFIEAIALGFYLYGWERFNRWFHWGTGVLVGVSGIVSGILVVAANSWMNSPAGFDYIDGKYTNIDPIKAMFNTGWFSQSLHMTIAAFAATGFAVAGIHALMIVRKRNIGFHTVAFRITAVFAVVAAILQPLSGDISAKFVAKNQPAKLAAMEAHFKTETYSPLIIGGIPDTASHKVDYAIKLPGMLSLMVNDKFNSEVTGLDKIPVKYQPPVAVTHYAFQIMVALGMAMLGISLLYLLAIWKVKKWLTQAWFLKIFVAATPLGFIAVEAGWTVTEVGRQPWIIQGVMRTADAVTPMPGVIYSFYLFTAVYFSLAIAVTFLLGRQIRMVPVIYDHTNLTPQAS; this is encoded by the coding sequence ATGGACAATTTTATAGCCGCCCGCTCTCAAATGGCGCTTTCGTTAGGGTTTCACATTGTTTTTTCGTGTATAGGTATGGTAATGCCATTTTTTATGGCGGTTGCCCATTTTATGTGGCTGCGTACAGGTAACGAAACTTATAAAAACGTTACCAAGGCGTGGAGTAAGGGTGTAGCCATTTTCTTTGCCACAGGCGCAGTATCGGGTACCGTATTATCTTTCGAATTAGGTTTATTATGGCCCGAGTTTATGAAACACGCCGGTCCGATTTTTGGCATGCCATTCTCGCTCGAAGGAACAGCTTTTTTTATCGAAGCCATAGCCCTGGGGTTTTACCTTTACGGTTGGGAGCGTTTTAACCGCTGGTTTCACTGGGGTACTGGCGTGCTGGTAGGGGTAAGTGGTATTGTATCGGGCATATTGGTAGTGGCTGCCAATAGTTGGATGAATAGTCCGGCAGGGTTCGATTACATAGATGGTAAGTATACCAATATCGACCCAATTAAAGCCATGTTTAACACGGGTTGGTTCTCACAATCGCTGCACATGACTATTGCTGCCTTTGCCGCTACAGGTTTCGCCGTTGCGGGTATTCATGCTTTGATGATTGTACGCAAACGGAACATCGGCTTCCATACCGTAGCATTTCGCATCACCGCAGTATTTGCTGTAGTAGCTGCTATTTTACAACCGCTTAGCGGAGATATATCGGCTAAGTTTGTGGCTAAAAATCAACCGGCTAAACTGGCTGCTATGGAAGCTCATTTTAAAACAGAAACGTATTCGCCATTAATTATAGGCGGTATCCCTGATACAGCAAGTCATAAAGTTGACTATGCTATTAAACTACCCGGCATGTTGAGTTTAATGGTGAACGATAAATTTAATTCGGAAGTGACGGGCCTGGATAAAATTCCGGTTAAATACCAGCCACCTGTTGCTGTTACGCACTATGCTTTTCAGATTATGGTGGCTTTAGGTATGGCAATGCTCGGCATCAGTTTGCTTTACCTGCTTGCTATATGGAAGGTGAAGAAATGGCTAACACAAGCCTGGTTCCTTAAAATATTTGTGGCAGCAACACCGCTTGGTTTTATAGCTGTTGAGGCCGGGTGGACGGTTACCGAAGTTGGCCGACAGCCCTGGATTATCCAGGGGGTAATGCGCACTGCTGATGCTGTTACGCCAATGCCGGGTGTTATTTATTCTTTCTATCTATTTACAGCCGTTTATTTTTCGCTGGCTATAGCGGTAACATTTTTACTTGGCCGCCAGATCAGGATGGTTCCCGTAATTTACGATCACACTAACTTAACCCCGCAAGCATCATGA
- a CDS encoding MutS-related protein, producing the protein MNQSIINDYQQRAQAAQSEFTKYEKLANQYSLLRLVVFGLIVVSIYFAVIYNNIFIFLGGLVVLGFVFAWLVSKQSGFEKLKQYYKDLNRVTENEISVITTRANLYDNGSAFSDDKHFYTADLDIFGNLSLFQMLNRAATFAGRSRLAAWLSKPSVKYVILERQEAVQEIGTKNTWKLDNQARLLFAIKEPVNHLEQLITYLHYPLNLKGEAWLSKYAKIAPWLLLTAIILSGYYYPAKILAVLIGFANMSIVFSKAMYIQKTDLIAGKIGQTLGNYAGVFEKIEQENWHADYNNKLADTIKNDGTSARIKELSTLINKLNYHLNIYVGFFLNLFLLWDIRQIIAIENWKRNNRQNLEKAFNVITEFEALMSLSSLYINNPEWAFPQIADGEGYTLVAQQIAHPLINPEQAVKNDYALHDTFKIDIITGSNMAGKSTFLRTIGINTVLALCGAPVCAESMEVSVITMVSYMRIKDSLNESTSTFKAELDRLQMLLAAVESDEKIFFLIDEMLRGTNSVDKYLGSKAVIEQLINKKGVGLVATHDLQIAHLEQKYPDYIRNFYFDIQVSDGEMLFDYKIKNGECKTFNASMLLKRIGIEIEA; encoded by the coding sequence ATGAACCAGTCTATCATCAACGATTACCAACAACGTGCACAAGCAGCACAAAGCGAGTTTACCAAATACGAAAAACTGGCTAACCAATATTCGCTTTTGCGGCTGGTTGTTTTTGGGTTGATAGTAGTTAGTATTTACTTCGCGGTTATCTATAATAATATCTTCATATTTCTTGGTGGCCTGGTGGTGTTGGGTTTTGTATTTGCGTGGTTAGTATCCAAACAAAGTGGTTTCGAAAAGTTGAAGCAATATTATAAGGACCTGAACCGGGTTACTGAAAACGAAATCTCTGTTATCACTACGCGGGCAAATCTTTATGATAACGGCAGTGCTTTTAGTGACGATAAACATTTCTATACCGCCGATCTGGATATCTTCGGCAATCTTTCCCTGTTTCAAATGCTTAACCGGGCAGCAACTTTTGCAGGGCGTAGCCGGCTGGCTGCATGGTTAAGCAAGCCATCTGTTAAATATGTGATTTTAGAACGACAGGAAGCAGTTCAGGAAATCGGCACTAAAAATACATGGAAACTGGATAACCAAGCCCGGCTATTATTTGCGATAAAAGAACCGGTAAATCATCTCGAGCAATTAATCACCTATCTGCATTATCCGCTTAATTTAAAAGGCGAGGCATGGTTAAGCAAATATGCTAAAATTGCGCCCTGGTTACTGCTGACTGCTATTATATTGTCAGGGTACTATTATCCGGCTAAAATACTGGCCGTGCTGATTGGATTTGCTAATATGAGCATCGTTTTTTCGAAGGCAATGTATATCCAAAAAACGGATCTGATTGCCGGAAAAATAGGACAAACCCTAGGCAACTATGCCGGTGTTTTTGAGAAGATAGAACAGGAAAACTGGCATGCTGACTATAATAATAAGCTTGCCGATACCATTAAAAATGATGGCACTTCGGCACGTATCAAAGAGCTTTCTACCCTTATCAATAAGCTTAACTATCACCTTAATATTTACGTAGGATTTTTTCTGAACCTGTTTTTGCTTTGGGATATCCGCCAGATCATCGCCATAGAAAACTGGAAGCGTAATAACCGCCAGAATTTGGAAAAAGCATTTAATGTGATTACCGAGTTTGAGGCGCTAATGAGTTTATCGAGCCTGTATATCAATAACCCTGAATGGGCTTTCCCTCAGATTGCTGATGGCGAAGGTTATACTTTGGTAGCCCAGCAAATTGCACATCCATTAATTAACCCTGAGCAAGCTGTAAAGAACGATTATGCGCTGCATGATACTTTTAAGATCGACATTATAACCGGCTCTAACATGGCCGGTAAAAGTACTTTTTTGCGTACTATCGGTATTAATACTGTGCTTGCTTTATGCGGTGCGCCGGTTTGTGCAGAAAGCATGGAGGTTTCGGTAATTACGATGGTGAGTTATATGCGGATCAAAGATTCGCTCAATGAAAGCACCTCAACTTTTAAAGCCGAGCTTGACCGTTTGCAAATGCTGCTTGCGGCTGTGGAAAGTGACGAAAAGATCTTCTTCCTGATTGATGAAATGCTGCGCGGTACTAACTCGGTTGATAAGTATCTCGGTTCCAAAGCAGTGATCGAACAATTGATTAATAAAAAAGGGGTAGGGCTGGTTGCCACACACGATCTGCAAATCGCACACCTCGAACAAAAATATCCCGATTATATCCGCAATTTTTACTTCGATATCCAGGTATCAGATGGCGAAATGTTGTTTGATTACAAGATCAAGAACGGCGAGTGCAAAACCTTTAATGCTTCGATGTTACTTAAACGAATTGGTATTGAGATAGAAGCCTGA
- a CDS encoding efflux RND transporter periplasmic adaptor subunit: MNTSLSLNFNSFKRFTAVKIVALGLLTAALASCGQPQQAQVAPPAPTLPVAEVQAGNATTYQEYPASIEGTVNVEVRPQVSGTLDKVFVDEGAFVHAGEPIFKINESPYRSALNNAVAALHAAEAAQANAQIEVDKLTPLVENKVVSDYQLKTAKASYRVATANIESAKANVSTAQINLGYTLIKAPVNGYIGRLEKKQGSLVGPTDVAALTELSDVHDVHVYFSLGEKDFVAFKEQYPGETIKDKLSKLPAVSLLLADGTEYAKQGKIDIIDGQFDKTTGAITVRATFSNPQGLLRSGNTGKIRLSLDHKDALIVPESATVDMQDKVFVFTVGDSSKVKKQAITILGKNGDNYLVKDGVKVGDQIVLSGIDKLQEGMVIHPEKQPASDKAAVVAKN, translated from the coding sequence ATGAATACATCTCTTAGTCTAAACTTTAACAGCTTTAAAAGGTTTACTGCTGTTAAGATCGTAGCACTTGGTCTGTTAACGGCGGCACTGGCAAGCTGCGGTCAACCACAGCAGGCACAAGTTGCCCCACCGGCTCCAACCTTACCTGTAGCAGAGGTTCAGGCTGGTAATGCCACTACTTACCAGGAATATCCAGCCTCTATAGAAGGTACTGTTAACGTTGAAGTTCGCCCACAAGTGAGCGGTACTTTAGATAAAGTATTTGTTGACGAGGGTGCTTTTGTACACGCAGGTGAGCCAATATTCAAAATAAACGAATCGCCTTACCGCTCAGCATTAAATAATGCCGTAGCAGCATTACACGCAGCAGAAGCAGCACAAGCTAATGCGCAAATTGAGGTTGATAAATTAACCCCGCTGGTAGAAAACAAGGTAGTATCAGATTATCAGTTAAAAACTGCTAAAGCAAGTTACCGTGTAGCAACTGCCAATATAGAATCGGCAAAAGCTAACGTATCTACAGCACAAATCAACTTAGGTTATACCTTAATTAAAGCTCCTGTAAATGGTTATATCGGCCGTTTAGAGAAAAAACAAGGAAGTTTAGTTGGCCCAACAGATGTTGCTGCACTTACCGAACTATCTGATGTACACGATGTACACGTTTACTTCTCTTTAGGTGAAAAAGACTTCGTTGCCTTTAAAGAACAATATCCGGGCGAAACCATAAAAGATAAATTGAGCAAATTACCAGCAGTATCGCTTTTGTTAGCTGATGGTACCGAATATGCCAAACAAGGTAAAATCGACATCATCGACGGTCAGTTTGATAAAACTACCGGTGCAATTACTGTACGTGCTACCTTCTCAAACCCACAAGGTTTGTTACGCTCTGGCAACACCGGTAAAATTCGCTTAAGCCTCGATCATAAAGATGCTTTGATCGTGCCAGAGTCAGCTACGGTTGATATGCAGGATAAAGTGTTTGTGTTTACCGTAGGCGATAGCAGTAAGGTTAAAAAACAAGCGATTACCATCCTTGGTAAAAACGGCGACAATTACCTGGTTAAAGACGGTGTAAAAGTTGGCGACCAGATTGTACTGAGCGGCATCGACAAATTACAGGAAGGTATGGTGATACATCCTGAAAAACAACCTGCTTCTGATAAAGCAGCCGTTGTAGCAAAAAACTAA
- a CDS encoding cytochrome d ubiquinol oxidase subunit II, producing MIYVVIGFLWVSLLIYVLMGGADFGAGILELLTTETNKSHIRKTSYQAIGPIWEANHMWLIIAVVILFVGFPQVYTTVSVYLHIPLVIMLMGIIARGTAFSFRNYDAIKDSMQRVYNKIYVYSSFITPLFLGVIAGSAVSRKIDTDANTFLSAYVFDWLNWFCFSVGFFTVSLCGFLAAIFLVGEVKDDHSKRRYRRKAVQMNIAVLFWAGMIFAASLVDGIPLLTWLFGNIISLLTIISAVIALVFLWFAILKDRVVAMRFLAGFMVTMLLIAVTYAHYPNIILLKNGTELSLLHHKAPEKTIDSLGIALLTGSLFILPALFYLVYSFGKKSQQETA from the coding sequence ATGATATACGTAGTTATCGGTTTTTTATGGGTTTCGCTGTTAATTTATGTATTAATGGGCGGTGCCGATTTCGGTGCAGGTATCCTGGAGTTGCTCACTACAGAAACCAATAAATCACACATCCGCAAAACATCATACCAGGCCATCGGGCCAATATGGGAGGCTAACCACATGTGGCTCATCATTGCAGTGGTAATTCTTTTTGTGGGCTTCCCGCAGGTATATACCACGGTTTCGGTTTACCTGCACATCCCACTGGTTATTATGCTGATGGGTATTATTGCACGTGGTACCGCCTTCTCATTTCGTAATTACGATGCCATTAAGGATAGCATGCAGCGTGTTTACAATAAAATTTATGTGTACTCGAGTTTTATTACACCGTTGTTTCTGGGTGTAATTGCCGGTAGCGCCGTATCACGCAAAATTGATACGGATGCTAATACCTTTCTTTCGGCTTATGTGTTTGATTGGTTAAATTGGTTCTGCTTTTCGGTAGGTTTTTTCACAGTAAGCCTTTGCGGTTTTTTAGCCGCTATATTTTTAGTAGGAGAGGTGAAGGATGATCACTCCAAACGCCGTTACCGGCGTAAGGCTGTGCAGATGAACATCGCTGTTTTATTTTGGGCGGGGATGATCTTTGCTGCATCATTGGTAGATGGCATACCGTTGCTGACGTGGTTGTTCGGTAATATTATTTCATTGCTAACCATCATCAGTGCGGTAATTGCGTTGGTTTTTTTATGGTTCGCTATTTTGAAGGATAGGGTAGTTGCTATGCGTTTTTTGGCGGGCTTTATGGTAACCATGCTGCTCATCGCCGTAACTTATGCGCACTACCCTAACATTATATTGCTAAAAAATGGTACAGAACTGTCGCTCTTGCATCATAAAGCTCCCGAAAAAACAATTGATTCGCTTGGGATTGCATTATTAACAGGGAGTTTGTTTATTTTACCTGCACTGTTTTATCTGGTATATAGTTTCGGTAAAAAGAGCCAGCAGGAAACTGCTTAA
- a CDS encoding efflux transporter outer membrane subunit, with the protein MKTYINRFAILLAIAALSACKVSKDIPKPVADVPTTFRNDNVKDTSSIADIPWRTFFTDPTLQKLIDSAMIKNFDMQIALKNMEAAQLQFKQVKWEYVPSVDLNVTANSNRPSDNSVTGLSLAQYNIGSKHIEDYNANLSVSWEADIWGKIRSQQKSALAAYLQTAEAKKLIQTNLVAGISQGYYNLLMLDEQLKIAKSNLRLTDSTLRIVKLQFDAGQATSLAVDQTLAQKQAAEQLVPQFEQNVAIQENALSILTGHLPDAITRDITLEQINIPDALAAGVPSEAVSRRPDVKQRELALVMANANVGINKAEMYPALRITAQGGINSFKASNWFNIPASLFGVVAGSVLQPLFDHKELKTNYDVAKVQRERTVLEFRQSVLTAVGEVSDALVKVNKLKEQEVIANNRVNTLKHATANSNLLFKNGMATYLEVITAQSNVLQSELELASIKNEQLSAVSDLYRALGGGWKQ; encoded by the coding sequence ATGAAAACATATATAAACAGGTTTGCCATATTGCTTGCAATTGCTGCATTGAGCGCCTGTAAAGTATCGAAAGATATACCTAAACCGGTAGCCGATGTGCCTACCACCTTTAGGAACGATAATGTTAAGGATACCAGCAGTATTGCAGATATACCATGGAGAACTTTCTTCACTGACCCTACACTGCAAAAGCTGATTGACAGCGCCATGATTAAAAACTTTGATATGCAGATTGCATTGAAAAATATGGAAGCTGCTCAATTACAGTTTAAACAGGTAAAATGGGAGTATGTACCATCGGTTGATCTGAATGTGACTGCAAACTCAAACCGACCGTCTGACAACAGCGTTACCGGTTTAAGCCTGGCTCAGTACAATATCGGTTCAAAACATATCGAGGATTATAATGCTAACCTAAGTGTTTCTTGGGAAGCTGATATCTGGGGTAAGATCCGCAGTCAGCAAAAAAGCGCATTAGCTGCTTACCTGCAAACTGCTGAGGCTAAAAAGTTAATCCAAACTAACTTAGTTGCCGGTATATCACAAGGTTATTATAACCTGCTGATGCTGGATGAGCAGTTGAAAATTGCCAAAAGCAACCTGCGTTTAACCGATAGCACACTGCGTATTGTTAAACTGCAATTTGATGCTGGTCAGGCTACTTCTTTAGCTGTTGATCAAACCCTGGCACAAAAACAAGCTGCCGAGCAATTGGTACCACAGTTTGAACAAAATGTGGCCATCCAGGAAAACGCCCTGAGCATTTTAACCGGGCACTTGCCTGATGCCATTACAAGGGACATTACTCTGGAGCAAATCAATATACCTGATGCATTGGCAGCAGGTGTGCCATCTGAAGCGGTAAGTCGCCGTCCGGATGTGAAACAACGCGAACTTGCTTTGGTAATGGCTAACGCTAATGTGGGTATTAACAAAGCAGAAATGTATCCTGCTTTGCGTATTACAGCGCAAGGTGGTATAAACTCTTTCAAAGCCAGCAACTGGTTTAATATCCCGGCTTCACTGTTTGGTGTAGTTGCAGGTAGTGTGTTGCAACCATTGTTTGACCATAAAGAACTGAAAACCAACTATGATGTAGCTAAAGTACAACGTGAAAGAACTGTACTGGAGTTCAGACAATCTGTATTGACTGCTGTTGGCGAAGTTTCTGACGCCCTGGTTAAAGTTAACAAACTGAAAGAGCAGGAGGTTATTGCCAACAATCGTGTTAATACATTGAAACACGCTACTGCAAACTCAAACCTGTTGTTTAAAAACGGTATGGCTACTTATCTTGAAGTAATAACTGCGCAAAGCAACGTGTTACAAAGCGAGTTAGAGTTAGCTTCTATCAAAAACGAACAACTGAGCGCTGTATCTGATTTATACAGGGCACTTGGCGGCGGCTGGAAACAATAA
- a CDS encoding efflux RND transporter permease subunit: MFQKFIERPVLSTVISILLVIVGVLGLTKLPLERFPNIAPPAVLVSAVYPGANAETILRSVTPSLEEAINGVENMTYMTSTASNDGTLGITVYFKQGTDPDQAAVNVQNRVSQATSQLPAEVVQYGITTTKQQNSFIGAMGIYSEDPKKYDQTFVANYAQINIVPEIKRIPGVGSAAIFGGVKDYSMRVWLNPAQMAAYKITPAEVTAAIQDKNIEAAPGRFGERSNEAFEYVIKYKGKLTTPEEYQNIAIRANADGSVLRLKDVARVELGAYSYNSVSNLNGHDGIIIGIIQLSGSNANEIQIAIDKLMEKASKDFPVGIKYNQFYRTKTDLDESINQVEHTLVEAFVLVFIVVFLFLQDFRSTLIPAIAVPVAIIGTFFFMSLFGFSVNLLTLFALVLAIGIVVDDAIVVVEAVHAKMEHNPSLTPKKATTEAMHEITGAIISITLVMAAVFLPVSFMTGSTGIFYRQFALTMAIAIIISAVNALTLSPALAALFLKNKHNVDGHGHEAPKKGFADKFYAGFNGSFNYMTDRYVGGLKFLIKNKLVAIGGLILIVVGTVYMVKTTKSGFIPTEDQGFVAIAVSTPSGTSLSGTNKIFSQAEAQLKTLPSARFVTALSGFNFLTQSSSPSAGVIFLLLKPTDERGPVKNIDDIQNIVRGKLGGIPGGTFFVFSFPTVPGFSNVEALDVMLQDKTNGRLDKFSGVANNFIGKLMAKPAIAYAFTSYKADYPQLQLEVDDEKANQLGVNVKDILSTMQAYFGTAQASDFNRFGKYYRVVVQADIADRTDPTSIDRVFVKNKAGDNVPINTLVKLTRVYGSETASRYNLFNSIEVNAIPKPGYSSGDAIKAIQETAAEQLPGGYAYEFSGQTREEISSGGQSAVIFMLCLVFVYFLLSAQYESYILPLAVILSIPTGIFGVFVVLGLTGIENNIYVQVALIMLIGLLAKNAILIVEFAVQKRKAGHTLVASAIEAARLRVRPIVMTSLAFVFGLFPMSIATGPSAQGNHSISIGAAGGMVSGVLLGLFIIPVLFVIFQGLQERITGVPVAVLLEESEVDHNTVLEEGYTA, translated from the coding sequence ATGTTTCAGAAATTTATAGAAAGGCCGGTACTTTCAACCGTTATCTCCATCTTATTGGTGATAGTGGGTGTGCTTGGCTTAACCAAACTGCCCCTGGAAAGGTTCCCGAATATTGCTCCTCCGGCAGTATTGGTATCGGCAGTATATCCGGGCGCTAACGCCGAGACCATTTTGCGTTCGGTAACACCATCGCTTGAAGAAGCCATTAACGGTGTGGAGAACATGACTTACATGACCTCTACCGCCAGTAATGATGGTACATTGGGTATCACCGTTTACTTTAAACAAGGTACCGACCCCGATCAGGCTGCGGTAAACGTGCAAAACCGTGTTTCGCAAGCTACCAGCCAGTTACCTGCCGAGGTAGTGCAATACGGTATCACTACCACCAAACAGCAAAACAGCTTTATTGGTGCAATGGGTATCTACTCAGAAGATCCTAAGAAATACGATCAAACCTTTGTAGCTAACTACGCGCAGATCAATATCGTGCCGGAAATTAAACGTATCCCGGGTGTTGGTTCTGCAGCTATATTTGGTGGTGTTAAAGATTATTCGATGCGTGTTTGGCTTAACCCAGCCCAAATGGCAGCTTATAAAATTACCCCTGCCGAAGTAACTGCCGCTATACAAGATAAAAACATCGAAGCTGCCCCAGGTAGGTTTGGTGAGCGCAGTAACGAAGCATTTGAATATGTAATTAAATACAAAGGCAAGCTCACCACACCAGAAGAATACCAGAACATTGCTATCCGGGCCAATGCAGATGGTTCTGTACTGCGCCTGAAAGATGTGGCCCGTGTTGAATTGGGTGCTTACTCTTATAACAGTGTAAGTAACCTGAACGGACACGATGGTATCATTATCGGTATCATCCAGTTGTCAGGTTCAAACGCTAACGAAATTCAGATTGCTATTGATAAGCTGATGGAGAAGGCATCGAAAGATTTCCCTGTCGGTATCAAATACAACCAGTTCTATCGTACCAAAACAGATTTGGATGAGTCTATCAACCAGGTTGAGCATACATTGGTAGAAGCATTCGTGCTGGTATTTATTGTAGTATTCTTATTCCTGCAAGATTTCAGATCTACTTTAATCCCTGCAATCGCGGTTCCGGTAGCTATCATCGGTACGTTCTTCTTCATGAGCCTGTTCGGTTTCTCTGTAAACTTGTTAACCCTGTTTGCATTGGTACTGGCCATTGGTATTGTGGTGGATGATGCCATTGTGGTGGTAGAGGCGGTGCACGCCAAAATGGAGCACAACCCAAGCCTTACGCCTAAAAAGGCAACTACCGAAGCGATGCACGAGATTACCGGTGCCATTATATCTATTACCCTGGTAATGGCGGCTGTGTTTTTACCGGTGAGTTTCATGACCGGTTCAACAGGTATATTTTATCGACAGTTTGCCTTAACCATGGCGATTGCGATCATTATATCGGCTGTTAACGCTTTAACCTTAAGCCCGGCTTTGGCTGCGCTATTCTTAAAGAACAAACACAATGTTGATGGTCACGGTCACGAAGCGCCTAAAAAAGGTTTTGCAGATAAATTCTACGCAGGCTTTAACGGCAGCTTTAACTACATGACAGATCGTTATGTTGGCGGACTGAAATTCCTGATCAAAAATAAACTGGTAGCCATTGGTGGCCTTATCTTAATAGTTGTTGGTACCGTTTACATGGTAAAAACAACCAAATCGGGCTTTATCCCAACAGAGGATCAGGGTTTCGTGGCTATCGCGGTTTCAACACCATCAGGAACATCGTTGAGCGGTACCAACAAGATCTTCTCACAAGCAGAAGCACAGCTTAAAACTTTACCATCAGCAAGGTTCGTTACGGCACTGTCTGGTTTCAACTTCTTAACGCAATCAAGCAGCCCGTCTGCGGGTGTTATCTTCCTGTTGTTAAAACCTACAGATGAGCGTGGCCCTGTTAAAAATATCGATGATATTCAAAACATCGTTCGTGGTAAACTGGGAGGCATCCCTGGCGGTACTTTCTTCGTGTTCAGTTTCCCAACTGTACCGGGCTTTAGTAACGTGGAAGCGTTAGACGTAATGCTGCAGGATAAAACCAACGGCAGACTGGATAAATTTAGCGGCGTGGCCAATAACTTTATTGGTAAGCTGATGGCAAAACCGGCTATCGCTTATGCCTTTACCTCATACAAAGCAGATTATCCTCAATTACAACTGGAAGTTGATGACGAAAAAGCTAACCAACTGGGTGTAAATGTTAAAGACATCTTGTCTACCATGCAGGCTTACTTCGGTACTGCACAAGCATCAGACTTTAACCGCTTCGGTAAATACTACCGTGTGGTTGTTCAGGCTGATATTGCCGACAGGACAGACCCTACATCTATCGACCGTGTATTTGTTAAAAACAAAGCTGGTGATAACGTGCCTATCAATACCCTGGTTAAATTAACCCGTGTTTATGGTTCAGAAACTGCTTCACGTTATAACCTGTTTAACTCTATCGAGGTAAACGCGATACCTAAACCAGGTTACAGTTCTGGTGATGCCATCAAGGCTATCCAGGAAACTGCTGCAGAGCAATTACCAGGTGGTTATGCTTACGAGTTCTCTGGTCAAACCCGTGAAGAGATCTCTTCAGGTGGTCAATCAGCTGTGATCTTTATGTTGTGTTTGGTGTTCGTATACTTCCTGTTATCGGCACAGTACGAGAGTTACATCCTGCCATTGGCGGTAATACTTTCTATCCCTACAGGTATCTTCGGTGTGTTTGTGGTACTAGGTTTAACCGGTATCGAAAACAACATCTATGTACAGGTAGCGCTGATCATGCTCATCGGTCTGTTAGCTAAAAACGCGATTTTGATCGTAGAGTTCGCCGTGCAGAAACGCAAGGCAGGTCATACGCTGGTTGCTTCGGCTATTGAAGCAGCAAGGTTACGTGTACGTCCAATTGTGATGACATCGCTTGCATTCGTATTCGGTTTATTCCCGATGAGTATTGCAACCGGCCCATCTGCACAGGGTAACCACTCTATCAGTATTGGTGCTGCCGGAGGTATGGTTTCGGGAGTTTTACTTGGTTTATTCATCATCCCGGTATTATTCGTAATCTTCCAGGGTCTGCAAGAACGCATAACCGGTGTACCGGTAGCTGTGCTGCTTGAAGAATCAGAAGTAGACCACAATACGGTACTGGAAGAAGGATACACTGCTTAA